Within Deltaproteobacteria bacterium, the genomic segment ACCGCTTCGCGCGGCCCGAGTACCTCGCCGTGGCGCTCACCCATCGCTCCTTCGGCGTCGACGCGCCCAACAACGAGAAGCTCGAGTTCCTCGGCGACGCCGTGCTGGCGCTCGCCATGTCCGACCTCCTGATGACGCGCTTCCCCGACGCGAGCGAGGGCGAGCTGTCGAAGATCCGCGCCTCGCTGGTGAACGCCGACGTCCTGGCCCGCAAGGCGCGCGAGCTCGACGTGGGGTCGGCGCTCCGCTTCGGCAAGGGCGAGGAGAAGAGCGGCGGGCGCGAGAAGGTGTCGATCCTGGCCTCCGCCTACGAGGCGCTGCTCGGGGCCGTGTATGCCGACGGCGGCTACGAGGCGGCGCGCGCGATGGTGGAGCACCACTTCGCGGGCGACATCGAGGAGCACCTGACCGTGGGGCTCCGCGACTACAAGACCCGCCTCCAGGAGCTGACGCAGCGGCTCTTCCGCGAGACGCCCCTCTACACGCTCGTCGAGGAGAGCGGGCCGGACCACGCCAAGCGGTTCGTGTCGGAGATCGCGCTCGGCGGCCGGTGCTACGGGCGCGGCCTCGGACGGACCAAGAAGGCGGCCGAGCAGGCGGCGGCCGGCGAGGCGCTCGCCGCCCTCGAGCGGGAGCACGCGGACCGCTTGCCATGAGGCGCGCCGCGCTGGCCGCCCTCGCTGCCGGAGCGCTCGGGCTGGCCGGCGACCCGGCAGCGGCCGAGCCTCTGCGCCAGCTTCCGGGCAGCCTGCCGCGGGCTCTCGCGCTGATGACTGCCGGTGCGCGGGCGCCGGCGGACCTTGCCCTGAGTCACGTGACGGTGCTCCTCGGGCTGCGCGCGTCGGCCGCGCTCGATGCGGTGCTGGCCGCGCAGCAGGATCCGCGCTCGCCGCGGTTCCGGCACTGGCTCGAACCCGCGGAGATCGCCGACCGCTTCGGCCCGTCGCGCGCCGAGTACGCGCGGGTGCGGCGGTGGTTCGAGACCCGCGGCTTCCACGTCGTGCACGACTCGCCGCTGCGCATCGCGCTGGTCGTGGCGGGCACGGCAGGCGACGTGGCCGCGGCGCTCGGGACGCCGATCCGCTTCTTTCACGACCGCGACGCTCGCGTCTACCACGGTCCCGAGACGGCGCCGGCCCTCCCGGCCGAGGTCGCCGACTCGGTGCACGGCATCCTCGGGCTCGACGATCTCCCGCATTTCGAGCCGCTGGTGCGGCTGGGAAGCGACGACGTGGCGCTCGGGCCGAGGGACTTCGCGCTCGTGTACGGCGCCGCGGCGTTGCAGGCGAGC encodes:
- the rnc gene encoding ribonuclease III produces the protein MTPEVRAALEAGLGHRFARPEYLAVALTHRSFGVDAPNNEKLEFLGDAVLALAMSDLLMTRFPDASEGELSKIRASLVNADVLARKARELDVGSALRFGKGEEKSGGREKVSILASAYEALLGAVYADGGYEAARAMVEHHFAGDIEEHLTVGLRDYKTRLQELTQRLFRETPLYTLVEESGPDHAKRFVSEIALGGRCYGRGLGRTKKAAEQAAAGEALAALEREHADRLP